In one window of Nocardia brasiliensis DNA:
- a CDS encoding amidase — translation MDLQDVVAAGLVEQRELLEQGALSSRELVAATLDGIDAATDLNAFTRVFHEQARAEAAERDKERAAGPVGPLHGIPIAVKDEIDVAGYVTSFGTRANVTPAKADAEAIRRLRAAGAIIVGKTTMPEFGQWPFTESSTFGVTRNPWDRTRTTGGSSGGSAAAVAAGLVPVAMGSDGGGSIRIPSACCGLFGLKSQRGRVPVAPSEHLWLTLGVIGPLARGVLDAAIVYDVIRGNLPGARFSAPEPELTFEQAARRSTGPLRIGYSTKSTTPLAKPAPEHVRAVRDTAKLLAELGHSVFEVDPGYHESTHAFYPQFFGGVRAEAAEVEQPEFLERRTRQTVRMGTWARGPILDWAIREGEALARKADQVFAECDLLLTPTLASRPPRIGVLDGANTIGAQIASIPMIAYTALWNVTGHPAASLPAGVATDGMPLAVQLVGPRNGETTILSVAAQLEQARPQPRPQA, via the coding sequence ATGGATCTCCAGGACGTCGTCGCCGCCGGCCTGGTCGAGCAACGCGAACTGCTCGAGCAGGGGGCGCTGTCGAGCCGGGAACTCGTCGCGGCCACCCTCGACGGCATTGATGCCGCCACCGACCTCAACGCCTTCACCCGCGTCTTCCACGAGCAGGCCCGCGCCGAAGCGGCCGAGCGGGACAAGGAACGGGCCGCCGGTCCGGTCGGCCCGCTGCACGGCATCCCGATCGCGGTCAAGGACGAGATCGACGTCGCCGGTTACGTGACCAGCTTCGGCACCAGGGCCAATGTCACCCCGGCCAAGGCCGACGCCGAGGCGATCCGCCGGTTGCGCGCGGCCGGGGCGATCATCGTCGGCAAGACCACGATGCCGGAGTTCGGGCAGTGGCCGTTCACCGAGTCGAGCACCTTCGGCGTGACCCGCAATCCATGGGATCGCACCCGCACCACCGGCGGTTCCAGCGGCGGTTCCGCCGCGGCCGTCGCGGCGGGCCTGGTGCCGGTCGCGATGGGCAGCGACGGCGGCGGCTCGATCCGGATCCCCTCGGCCTGCTGCGGCCTGTTCGGGCTCAAGTCCCAGCGCGGCCGGGTGCCGGTCGCGCCGAGCGAGCACCTCTGGCTGACCCTCGGTGTGATCGGCCCGCTGGCCCGCGGCGTGCTCGACGCCGCGATCGTCTACGACGTGATCCGCGGCAACCTGCCCGGCGCCCGGTTCAGCGCGCCCGAACCCGAGCTGACCTTCGAGCAGGCGGCCCGCCGGAGCACCGGGCCGCTGCGCATCGGCTACAGCACGAAATCGACCACACCGCTGGCCAAACCGGCCCCCGAGCACGTGCGCGCGGTCCGCGACACCGCGAAACTGCTTGCCGAGCTGGGGCATTCGGTCTTCGAGGTGGACCCCGGCTACCACGAGTCCACGCACGCGTTCTATCCGCAGTTCTTCGGCGGCGTCCGCGCCGAGGCCGCCGAGGTCGAGCAGCCGGAGTTCCTGGAACGCCGCACCCGCCAGACGGTGCGGATGGGCACGTGGGCTCGCGGGCCGATCCTCGACTGGGCGATCCGCGAGGGAGAAGCCTTGGCGCGCAAGGCCGATCAGGTCTTCGCCGAGTGCGACCTGCTGCTCACCCCCACGCTCGCGAGCCGTCCGCCGCGCATCGGCGTGCTCGACGGCGCGAATACGATCGGCGCGCAGATCGCCTCCATCCCGATGATCGCGTACACCGCGCTCTGGAATGTGACCGGCCATCCTGCGGCCTCACTGCCCGCAGGCGTCGCCACCGACGGGATGCCGCTCGCGGTGCAGCTGGTCGGCCCGCGCAACGGCGAGACGACGATTCTGTCGGTGGCCGCGCAGTTGGAGCAGGCCAGGCCGCAGCCACGGCCGCAGGCCTGA
- a CDS encoding RNHCP domain-containing protein: MSDNTSRPTGPSASLRTDTFTCVRCGLVVATLAPDNSWRNHCPSCLSSRHTHDQIEGGTSDCRARMAPLSIAVLRTGEWAVVHRCTRCQELALHPVCGDDNQLILMRMAVRPLAEPPFPLEVFGDL, from the coding sequence GTGTCCGACAACACCTCTCGACCCACCGGACCGAGCGCATCGCTACGGACCGACACCTTCACCTGCGTGCGCTGCGGCCTCGTCGTGGCGACGCTCGCGCCGGACAACAGCTGGCGCAACCACTGCCCCAGCTGCCTGAGTTCCCGGCACACCCACGATCAGATCGAGGGTGGCACGTCCGACTGCCGAGCCCGAATGGCTCCGCTGTCGATCGCCGTGTTGCGCACCGGCGAATGGGCCGTGGTACACCGCTGCACCCGCTGTCAGGAACTGGCGCTGCATCCCGTGTGCGGCGACGACAACCAGCTCATCCTGATGCGGATGGCAGTGCGACCGCTCGCCGAACCTCCGTTCCCGCTCGAAGTTTTCGGCGATCTGTAG
- a CDS encoding HAMP domain-containing sensor histidine kinase — protein MRLPGSLRARVALFCVAAIAVALAGMGVAAYVVVAHELDSSLDLGLRREATRIVRTVGVDADVATASGPCRYLTAPSCVQVVAADGRIESEHDPGLSLPVDRATEEVAAGTRAAFFSDVQLGGYPLRMYTAPLRSGSAVQIARRADPVDTSLRRVGYALLAAAGIGTALALGAGLVVARRAVGPVSALTAAAEHIATTRDPRQHITVTGPTELRSLAGSFNAMLDELDQALCAEREARAAQHRLIADASHELRTPLTALRTNIELLGRASRMSAEQLDDTAAALRAQSAELSGLVTDLIELARADDPAAIAEPFEDLRLDTLVAECLRAAERHWPTITFISDLRPTVVHGVPGRLARAITNLLDNAAKFSAPQGIVRVELRDAELTVRDHGPGIALDDLPHIFDRFYRATNGRGKTGHGLGLAIVKQVADLHGATVRAQSASEGGAIFRLSFPRAD, from the coding sequence GTGAGGCTGCCGGGATCGTTGCGCGCGCGGGTCGCGCTGTTCTGTGTCGCGGCCATCGCGGTGGCGCTCGCGGGGATGGGGGTGGCCGCCTACGTCGTTGTCGCCCATGAACTCGACAGCTCGCTCGATCTCGGATTGCGCAGGGAGGCAACGCGGATCGTGCGGACCGTCGGCGTGGACGCCGACGTGGCCACGGCTTCGGGGCCGTGCCGGTATCTGACCGCGCCGAGCTGTGTCCAGGTGGTGGCCGCCGACGGTCGGATCGAGTCCGAGCACGATCCCGGACTGTCGCTGCCGGTCGACCGCGCGACCGAGGAGGTCGCGGCGGGCACCAGGGCCGCCTTCTTCAGTGATGTCCAGCTCGGCGGTTACCCGCTCCGGATGTACACCGCCCCATTGCGTTCCGGCTCCGCGGTGCAGATCGCGCGCCGTGCCGATCCGGTGGACACCAGCCTGCGTCGCGTCGGCTACGCACTGCTCGCCGCGGCGGGGATCGGCACGGCGCTTGCCCTCGGCGCGGGGTTGGTTGTCGCGCGGCGCGCGGTCGGTCCGGTCTCCGCGCTCACCGCGGCGGCCGAGCACATCGCGACCACCCGAGACCCGCGTCAGCACATCACCGTCACCGGACCTACCGAACTTCGAAGTCTGGCGGGCAGTTTCAACGCCATGCTCGATGAACTCGATCAAGCGCTGTGTGCCGAACGCGAGGCCCGCGCGGCGCAGCATCGGTTGATCGCCGACGCCTCACATGAGCTGCGCACGCCGTTGACGGCGTTGCGCACGAACATCGAACTGCTCGGTCGGGCGTCGCGGATGTCCGCCGAACAACTCGACGACACCGCGGCCGCCCTGCGCGCTCAGTCGGCGGAGTTGTCCGGCCTGGTCACGGATCTGATCGAGCTGGCCCGCGCGGACGACCCGGCGGCGATCGCGGAGCCGTTCGAGGATCTGCGCTTGGACACCTTGGTTGCGGAGTGCCTGCGGGCGGCCGAACGGCACTGGCCCACCATCACATTCATCAGCGACCTGCGCCCGACCGTGGTGCACGGCGTACCCGGCAGGCTGGCCAGGGCGATCACCAATCTGCTCGACAACGCGGCGAAATTCAGCGCGCCGCAAGGTATCGTCCGGGTGGAGTTGCGCGATGCCGAGCTGACGGTGCGCGACCACGGTCCCGGTATCGCGCTCGACGATCTGCCGCATATCTTCGACCGGTTCTACCGCGCCACCAACGGCCGCGGCAAAACCGGTCACGGGCTCGGGCTGGCCATCGTCAAACAGGTGGCGGATCTGCACGGCGCCACGGTGCGCGCGCAGTCGGCGAGCGAGGGCGGGGCGATCTTCCGGCTCAGCTTCCCCCGCGCCGACTGA
- the ald gene encoding alanine dehydrogenase: protein MKIGVPREVKNHEYRVAITPAGVHELVSRGHEVYIETGAGRGSAFEDEAYTVAGARILDTADEVWGTAELVLKVKEPVAEEYGRLRAGQVLFTYLHLAASKECTDALLNSGITSIAYETVTAKDGSLPLLAPMSEVAGRLAPQAGAYHLMRNGGGRGVLMGGVPGTPPANVVVIGAGVSGGNAINIAHGMRADVTVLDLNIARLREIDAQYKGQVRTIMSNRLEIEKAVREADLVIGAVLVPGAKAPTLVSNDLVAQMKPGSVLVDIAIDQGGCFADSRPTTHAEPTYRVHESVFYCVANMPGAVPYTSTVALTNATLPYVVSLAERGWRDAVAADRGLADGLSTHAGQLLSESVAAAHGYVAESLVA, encoded by the coding sequence GTGAAGATCGGGGTACCCCGCGAGGTCAAGAACCACGAGTATCGGGTGGCGATCACCCCGGCCGGTGTGCACGAACTCGTCTCCCGCGGGCACGAGGTGTACATCGAGACCGGCGCCGGTCGTGGGTCCGCGTTCGAGGACGAGGCCTACACCGTGGCGGGCGCGCGCATCCTCGACACCGCCGACGAGGTCTGGGGCACAGCGGAATTGGTGCTCAAGGTCAAGGAGCCGGTGGCCGAGGAGTACGGGCGGCTGCGCGCGGGGCAGGTGCTGTTCACCTACCTGCACCTGGCTGCCTCCAAGGAGTGCACCGACGCCCTGCTGAACTCGGGCATCACCTCGATCGCGTACGAGACCGTCACCGCCAAGGACGGCTCGCTGCCGCTGCTCGCCCCGATGAGCGAGGTCGCGGGCCGGTTGGCGCCGCAGGCGGGCGCCTACCACCTGATGCGCAACGGCGGCGGCCGCGGCGTGCTGATGGGCGGCGTGCCGGGCACCCCGCCCGCCAATGTGGTCGTGATCGGCGCGGGCGTCTCGGGCGGCAACGCGATCAACATCGCGCACGGCATGCGGGCCGATGTGACCGTGCTCGACCTGAACATCGCCCGGCTGCGCGAGATCGACGCGCAGTACAAGGGGCAGGTGCGCACCATCATGTCCAACCGCCTCGAGATCGAAAAGGCCGTGCGCGAGGCCGATCTGGTGATCGGCGCGGTGCTGGTGCCGGGCGCGAAGGCGCCGACGCTGGTCTCCAACGACCTTGTCGCGCAGATGAAGCCGGGCTCGGTGCTGGTCGACATCGCGATCGACCAGGGCGGCTGCTTCGCCGATTCGCGCCCGACCACGCACGCCGAGCCCACCTACCGGGTGCACGAGTCGGTGTTCTACTGCGTGGCGAACATGCCCGGCGCGGTGCCCTACACCTCGACCGTCGCGCTCACCAATGCCACGCTGCCGTACGTGGTTTCGCTGGCCGAGCGGGGCTGGCGCGACGCGGTCGCGGCCGACCGCGGCCTGGCCGATGGCCTGAGCACCCATGCGGGCCAGTTGCTTTCGGAGTCGGTGGCGGCCGCGCACGGCTACGTCGCGGAAAGCCTGGTGGCCTGA
- a CDS encoding LysE family translocator, whose translation MPVDQTLLLAFVATTFVAMITPGPDMLFVLGCGMRGGPRAGLYATAGVATSEAIHVAVAAAGLAALFAAVPAAFTVVRVLGAAYLIYLGVQAIRNRGSLPADERGVGVSARKAYVSGLLTNLLNPKMVTFTIAFLPLFIDPSLGRIWLQFVILGAIMIALEFLVDGTVGVLAGRIGGWLRRRHAARRRIEVATGGIFIGLGVRLAVQH comes from the coding sequence ATGCCGGTTGATCAAACACTGCTGCTCGCCTTCGTGGCGACCACCTTCGTCGCGATGATCACGCCGGGGCCGGACATGCTCTTCGTGCTCGGGTGCGGGATGCGCGGTGGGCCACGGGCCGGGCTGTACGCCACCGCCGGGGTGGCCACGAGCGAGGCGATCCACGTCGCGGTCGCCGCTGCCGGCCTTGCGGCGCTGTTCGCCGCGGTGCCCGCCGCGTTCACTGTCGTACGGGTACTCGGTGCCGCCTACCTGATCTACCTTGGCGTGCAAGCGATCCGGAACCGGGGGAGCCTGCCTGCCGACGAGCGCGGGGTCGGTGTCTCCGCGCGCAAGGCATACGTGTCCGGGCTGCTGACCAACCTGCTCAACCCGAAGATGGTGACGTTCACGATCGCGTTCCTGCCGCTGTTCATCGATCCCTCGCTCGGCCGGATCTGGCTGCAGTTCGTGATTCTCGGCGCGATCATGATCGCGCTCGAGTTCCTGGTGGACGGTACGGTCGGGGTGTTGGCGGGTCGGATCGGCGGCTGGCTGCGGCGGCGGCATGCCGCGCGGCGGCGCATCGAGGTGGCCACCGGCGGCATCTTCATCGGGCTCGGCGTGCGACTCGCGGTGCAGCACTAG
- a CDS encoding NAD(P)/FAD-dependent oxidoreductase, with amino-acid sequence MTQLQKEGRSKAIVLGGGIAGLLTARVLAAHYAQVLVLDRDAEPGLEIRRGGVPQTFHLHQMLPRGEQVLERLLPGFLDDVLRLGAFPLAEAALTWTNRYGTMTMPSPEKGAFYSRGLVEQAIRERVGSIDHVRFGYEHRVVELCAAADGTRIIGVRCQSGGEPVTLSADLVVDASGRSSKLPQWLSQLGYQAPPQETVTSGIGYSTRYYRVPRDRGAVPALLVIENDYRAGNPAGGVLKRIEGEVWSACLSGIGGQYPPVDAAGFDAGLTELINPAMAEVLSGAEPLTTPRGFRIPVCVRRHYEQMARWPAGLLVLGDAMCTVDPIYGQGMTVAAIQAEAIAEYLAEEHGPGGELELLRRLQQVSYPAWWLSALEDLRWPGVEHRGGPEFARVSLLHKYFDVALERMTQQFSGAGNRFDPTFLTFFAMTGLIAAPADVVNETMLKALLNGADTEAERLLRAEIAAHGDEIGAVLAEAVEFTV; translated from the coding sequence ATGACGCAGTTGCAGAAAGAGGGGCGGTCGAAGGCGATCGTGCTCGGGGGTGGCATCGCCGGATTGCTCACGGCGCGAGTGCTCGCCGCGCACTACGCGCAGGTGCTCGTGCTCGACCGGGATGCCGAGCCGGGGCTGGAAATTCGGCGCGGCGGGGTGCCGCAGACTTTCCATCTGCACCAGATGCTGCCGCGCGGTGAACAGGTGCTGGAGCGGCTGCTGCCCGGATTTCTCGATGATGTGTTGCGGCTCGGCGCCTTTCCGTTGGCCGAGGCGGCGCTGACCTGGACCAACAGATACGGCACGATGACGATGCCCAGCCCGGAGAAGGGCGCCTTCTACAGCAGAGGGCTGGTGGAGCAGGCGATTCGCGAGCGGGTGGGCTCGATCGATCACGTGCGGTTCGGCTACGAACACCGGGTGGTCGAGCTTTGCGCCGCCGCGGACGGAACGCGGATCATCGGGGTGCGCTGCCAGTCCGGGGGCGAGCCGGTAACGCTGAGCGCGGATCTCGTCGTCGACGCGAGCGGGCGGTCCTCGAAACTGCCGCAGTGGCTTTCGCAGCTCGGATATCAGGCGCCGCCGCAGGAGACGGTCACCTCCGGGATCGGCTACAGCACACGCTATTACCGGGTGCCGCGAGACCGGGGCGCCGTACCGGCGCTGCTGGTCATCGAGAACGATTATCGCGCGGGCAATCCCGCCGGGGGCGTGCTGAAGCGGATCGAAGGCGAGGTGTGGAGCGCGTGTCTGTCCGGGATCGGCGGGCAGTACCCACCCGTCGACGCCGCGGGTTTCGACGCCGGTCTCACCGAGCTGATCAACCCGGCCATGGCCGAAGTGCTGAGCGGCGCAGAGCCGTTGACCACGCCGCGCGGATTCCGGATCCCGGTCTGCGTCCGGCGGCACTACGAGCAGATGGCGCGCTGGCCCGCCGGACTGCTGGTGCTCGGCGACGCGATGTGCACGGTCGACCCCATCTATGGGCAGGGCATGACCGTCGCGGCGATCCAGGCCGAGGCGATCGCGGAGTACCTGGCCGAGGAACACGGGCCGGGTGGTGAACTCGAGCTGTTGCGGCGGTTGCAACAGGTGTCCTACCCGGCCTGGTGGCTCAGTGCGCTCGAAGATCTGCGGTGGCCCGGTGTGGAGCATCGTGGCGGGCCGGAGTTCGCGCGAGTGTCACTGTTGCACAAGTATTTCGATGTGGCGCTGGAACGGATGACCCAGCAGTTCTCGGGTGCGGGCAATCGGTTCGACCCGACCTTCCTGACGTTCTTCGCCATGACCGGGTTGATCGCGGCACCGGCCGATGTCGTGAACGAGACCATGCTGAAGGCGCTGCTGAACGGCGCGGACACCGAGGCAGAGCGGTTGCTGCGGGCCGAGATCGCCGCGCACGGCGACGAGATCGGCGCCGTGCTGGCCGAAGCGGTGGAGTTCACAGTATAG
- a CDS encoding alpha/beta hydrolase — MGCVGAVVAAVLLSFVHAPAPARAQPQAVLDHVEPKSDRWAEVFVRSPAMGRVMQLDVLHPAPGAAPHPTLYLLDGDGATDQEAQSTWTRKSDIVRFFADKPVNVVMSVGGPGSFYTDWLRDDPKLGHNMWETFLTKELPPVLDKLLGGNGMNAIAGESMGAQAAATLTFRHPELYRAMAAYSGCLISDKLDQATVRSAVSIKGGDPDNMWGPRTDPEWAAHDPSRHIDELRGKQIYISTASGVPGQADFTYDPTADYPEDTFNSIVLETLAHDCTTEFDADLRAHGVAATVRYTDFGTHSWPYWQAALHDSWPILAKGLGL; from the coding sequence ATGGGGTGCGTCGGCGCCGTGGTCGCCGCGGTGCTCCTGTCGTTCGTGCACGCACCCGCACCGGCGCGCGCTCAACCGCAAGCGGTGCTCGATCACGTCGAACCGAAGTCCGACCGGTGGGCGGAGGTCTTCGTGCGCTCGCCCGCGATGGGCCGGGTGATGCAGCTCGACGTGCTGCATCCGGCGCCGGGCGCCGCGCCGCACCCGACGCTGTATCTGCTCGACGGTGACGGCGCCACCGACCAAGAGGCGCAGAGCACCTGGACGCGCAAGTCCGACATCGTGCGGTTCTTCGCCGACAAGCCGGTGAACGTGGTGATGTCGGTCGGCGGGCCGGGGTCGTTCTACACCGATTGGCTGCGTGACGACCCGAAGCTCGGGCACAACATGTGGGAGACGTTCCTGACGAAGGAACTCCCGCCGGTGCTCGACAAGCTGTTGGGCGGCAACGGCATGAACGCGATCGCGGGTGAGTCGATGGGCGCGCAGGCCGCGGCGACGCTGACCTTCCGGCACCCGGAGCTGTATCGGGCGATGGCCGCCTACAGCGGCTGCTTGATCTCCGACAAGCTCGATCAGGCGACGGTGCGCTCGGCGGTGTCGATCAAGGGCGGCGACCCGGACAACATGTGGGGCCCGCGCACCGACCCCGAATGGGCCGCGCACGACCCGAGCAGGCACATCGACGAACTCCGCGGCAAGCAAATCTACATCTCCACCGCCAGTGGTGTGCCGGGGCAGGCCGACTTCACCTACGACCCGACCGCCGACTACCCCGAGGACACCTTCAACTCGATCGTGCTCGAGACGCTCGCGCATGACTGCACCACCGAGTTCGACGCGGACCTGCGGGCGCACGGTGTCGCGGCGACCGTGCGTTACACCGATTTCGGGACGCACTCCTGGCCCTACTGGCAGGCGGCGCTGCACGACTCGTGGCCGATCTTGGCCAAGGGGCTCGGCCTCTGA
- a CDS encoding Lrp/AsnC family transcriptional regulator, with protein sequence MRKSESPVGGGAAAQLVHPPAGVPIDDIDRILLDNLARDGRMTNNALAAAAGIAPSTCLGRVRALVERGVIRGFHADIDPAALGRSLQAMIAVRLRASARQQLAEFGEQMSEFEEVLNVYFIAGADDYLIHVATSHTDELRRFVLNNLSEHPAVASTETILIFEHMRPRTNTQG encoded by the coding sequence ATGCGTAAGAGTGAATCACCCGTCGGCGGGGGCGCTGCGGCTCAGCTCGTCCATCCGCCTGCCGGTGTCCCGATCGATGACATCGACCGGATTCTGCTGGACAACCTCGCCCGCGACGGGCGCATGACGAACAACGCGCTCGCCGCGGCCGCGGGTATCGCGCCGTCCACCTGCCTGGGCCGGGTACGAGCGCTGGTGGAACGCGGCGTGATTCGCGGATTTCACGCCGACATCGATCCGGCCGCGCTCGGGCGCAGCCTGCAGGCCATGATCGCGGTGCGCCTGCGCGCCAGCGCACGCCAGCAACTCGCCGAGTTCGGCGAGCAGATGTCGGAGTTCGAGGAGGTGCTCAACGTGTACTTCATCGCGGGCGCCGACGACTACCTCATCCACGTCGCCACCTCGCACACCGACGAGCTGCGCCGGTTCGTGCTCAACAACCTGAGCGAGCATCCGGCCGTCGCCTCGACCGAGACCATCCTCATCTTCGAGCACATGCGCCCGCGCACGAACACCCAGGGATGA
- a CDS encoding RNHCP domain-containing protein produces MPRRKPAVRRPQRTKHVLHGRAGESGGSFRCVGCRMDVSVTAPGTAHRNHCPHCLTSRHLDRRVPGDRAASCRGRMAAVSMCTRDDGEWLLVHQCLHCGALKTNRIAGDDNALALMRIALRPLADPRIGHRALRAL; encoded by the coding sequence ATGCCACGACGCAAACCGGCGGTCCGCAGGCCGCAGCGGACCAAGCACGTCCTGCACGGCCGCGCCGGCGAATCCGGTGGGTCGTTCCGCTGCGTCGGCTGCCGGATGGACGTGTCCGTCACAGCCCCCGGCACCGCGCACCGCAACCACTGCCCGCACTGCCTGACCAGTCGCCACTTGGACCGGCGCGTCCCCGGCGACCGGGCGGCAAGCTGCCGCGGCCGTATGGCCGCGGTCAGCATGTGCACCCGCGACGACGGCGAATGGCTGCTCGTACATCAGTGCCTGCACTGTGGTGCGCTGAAGACGAACCGCATCGCCGGCGACGACAACGCGCTCGCTTTGATGCGAATAGCGTTGCGCCCGTTGGCCGATCCCCGGATCGGCCACCGCGCACTGCGCGCCCTGTGA
- a CDS encoding MFS transporter, protein MATPTTAARSTPTRIGSTQWWGVAATMFAIAWGGNEFTPLLVMYKNHGLPATTVDLLLFYYVLGIVPALLIGGPLSDRYGRRALLRPAPLISAAGALLLAFGSASVPLLSAGRVLCGVALGLAMAVGGSWLKELAQPPFGPAQPGGTGARRSAMSLTAGFAVGAGLAGALAQWAPWPNELAYLINAVLCLITAVWVARVPETVARQANPGRLIDDLKVPAAGHRRFRRVVVPIALWLFTSAGTAYAIMPALMAPHLQGAPIAFSALICVITLSCGFAIQSVARRIDKAGTARAAVVSLVFVTCGMATATWASGALTLWSTLAVAVVLGGGYGIGLVAGLQEIERIARPDDLAGLTAVFYSISYLGFGVPALLAFLHETTALPYPTMFAAATLAALSALTLITANYRTDKIDGGRRAGVVTVTRR, encoded by the coding sequence ATGGCCACCCCGACCACCGCCGCCCGGTCCACGCCCACCCGAATCGGCTCGACACAGTGGTGGGGCGTCGCCGCGACGATGTTCGCGATCGCCTGGGGCGGCAACGAATTCACGCCGCTGCTGGTGATGTACAAGAATCACGGGCTGCCCGCCACCACCGTGGACCTGTTGCTGTTCTACTACGTGCTGGGCATCGTGCCCGCGCTGCTGATCGGCGGCCCGCTCTCGGACCGCTACGGGCGCCGCGCGCTGCTGCGCCCGGCCCCGTTGATCAGCGCCGCCGGTGCGCTGCTGCTGGCCTTCGGCTCCGCGTCGGTGCCGCTGCTCTCGGCCGGACGCGTACTGTGCGGCGTCGCACTGGGTCTCGCGATGGCCGTCGGCGGCAGCTGGCTCAAAGAACTCGCGCAACCGCCGTTCGGGCCCGCGCAACCCGGGGGCACCGGGGCGCGTCGATCGGCGATGAGCTTGACCGCGGGCTTCGCCGTCGGCGCGGGCCTGGCCGGCGCGCTCGCGCAGTGGGCGCCGTGGCCGAACGAACTCGCCTACCTGATCAACGCCGTGCTGTGCCTGATCACCGCGGTGTGGGTGGCCCGGGTGCCGGAAACCGTGGCCCGGCAGGCGAATCCCGGCCGGCTCATCGACGACCTGAAGGTGCCCGCCGCAGGGCACCGCCGGTTCCGCCGCGTCGTCGTGCCGATCGCGCTGTGGTTGTTCACCTCCGCGGGAACGGCATACGCGATCATGCCCGCGCTGATGGCCCCGCACCTCCAGGGCGCCCCGATCGCGTTCTCGGCGCTCATCTGCGTGATCACCCTGAGTTGTGGTTTCGCCATCCAGTCCGTCGCCCGCCGGATCGACAAGGCGGGCACCGCCCGCGCCGCCGTGGTCTCGCTGGTCTTCGTCACCTGCGGAATGGCAACCGCCACTTGGGCTTCCGGCGCGCTCACGCTCTGGTCCACGCTCGCGGTCGCGGTGGTCCTCGGCGGCGGCTACGGCATCGGCCTCGTCGCGGGCCTGCAGGAGATCGAGCGCATCGCCCGCCCCGACGACCTGGCCGGCCTCACCGCCGTCTTCTACTCCATCAGCTACCTCGGCTTCGGCGTCCCCGCCCTCCTCGCCTTCCTCCACGAGACCACCGCTCTCCCCTACCCCACCATGTTCGCCGCCGCCACCCTAGCCGCCCTTTCCGCCCTCACCCTGATAACCGCCAACTACCGCACCGACAAAATCGATGGCGGGCGGCGGGCGGGGGTTGTTACGGTGACTCGGCGCTGA
- a CDS encoding GntR family transcriptional regulator, whose product MSKTYSSAEQAYREVKERILTGTLAGGELISEGEIAGELGTSRTPVREAFLRLETEGWMKLYPKRGALVVPIPPDEAEHVAYARYVVEAAAVRALAATDRTALTTLFRDSLDRQRELAAAGDLDQFALVDTDFHRSYVIAAGNPLLASFYDSLRERQRRMNSVALRRGPIDIDRIIEQHAHLAGLIEAGEVDRFTTALAEHLSGVHQLELKGL is encoded by the coding sequence GTGTCTAAGACGTATTCATCCGCCGAGCAGGCCTATCGCGAGGTCAAGGAGCGCATCCTCACCGGCACACTGGCCGGCGGCGAGCTGATCAGCGAGGGCGAGATCGCCGGCGAGCTCGGGACGTCACGCACGCCGGTGCGGGAGGCGTTCCTGCGGCTGGAGACCGAAGGGTGGATGAAGCTCTATCCCAAGCGCGGCGCGCTGGTAGTGCCGATCCCACCCGACGAAGCCGAACACGTCGCCTATGCCCGCTACGTGGTGGAGGCCGCCGCCGTGCGCGCCCTCGCCGCGACCGACCGCACCGCGCTCACGACGCTGTTCCGCGACTCGCTCGACCGGCAGCGGGAACTGGCCGCCGCGGGCGACCTCGACCAATTCGCCTTGGTGGACACCGATTTCCACCGCTCCTATGTGATCGCGGCGGGCAACCCGCTGCTCGCGAGCTTCTACGACTCGCTGCGCGAACGGCAGCGCCGGATGAACAGCGTCGCGCTGCGCCGCGGGCCGATCGACATCGACCGGATCATCGAACAGCACGCGCACCTGGCCGGGCTCATCGAGGCAGGCGAGGTCGACCGATTCACCACCGCGCTCGCCGAACATCTTTCCGGCGTGCACCAATTGGAGCTGAAGGGACTGTGA